Proteins found in one Sulfitobacter pontiacus genomic segment:
- a CDS encoding ATP-binding protein encodes MSWNGKKRHIATGFVAGSALAGGWYAATSALLSGTPAQTVPVIGAIAIASLVPLIAANVRATPARATVDDSVAQQLRVLKMHTMVNVVDTDNLLVEVNDLLLEATGYTRQELIGKPVAMLYSKDNRTTATEIRDLLRQGKSWQGETTLRNRDGSNCVTQTTVTPLLDANGRWIGSISARTDITSTTKLIARRDTAMTLHELRDDIWIVSEDNLELRYMNLAAKARFGWSTRPKNGQTVRDMAAERGCEDVLDACLRMMDIGDTYMTFSATISGTNFEGSIKWLNKGTVDGRLLIMLHDITERLEQEQLQADFISMVSHELRSPLTSIKGSMGLLLSKAAGQLPPKAEGLLEIAHRNADRLVLIINDILDMEKISSGRLDFELETADLSELVAESLRANATAHQRFGLQIKCHGVDTPTYIETDANRIIQVLTNLMSNAAKFSKPGGTVEISVEKTPENVCVSVRDEGMGIAPEDQHKIFQRFADMANSDRATKGGTGLGLSICKAIVEGLGGTIDFVSKEGRGTTFTFTLPVKTRHSGPENDFERLENVG; translated from the coding sequence ATGTCTTGGAACGGAAAGAAGCGCCATATTGCCACTGGTTTCGTCGCCGGATCGGCCTTGGCTGGGGGGTGGTACGCCGCGACCTCGGCGCTGCTGTCGGGCACACCGGCGCAAACCGTTCCGGTTATCGGGGCCATCGCCATTGCCAGTCTGGTACCGCTGATCGCCGCGAACGTGCGGGCCACGCCGGCGCGTGCAACGGTTGACGACAGCGTTGCCCAACAGCTGCGCGTGCTGAAGATGCACACGATGGTAAACGTGGTCGACACCGATAACCTGCTGGTCGAGGTGAACGATCTGTTGCTAGAGGCAACCGGCTATACCCGCCAAGAGCTGATCGGCAAACCGGTCGCGATGCTGTATTCCAAGGACAATAGAACCACCGCCACTGAAATCCGCGATCTGCTGCGGCAGGGCAAAAGCTGGCAGGGTGAAACGACGCTGCGCAATCGTGACGGGTCAAACTGCGTGACACAGACGACAGTGACCCCGTTGCTGGATGCGAATGGCCGCTGGATCGGGTCGATCTCGGCGCGGACGGACATCACCTCTACCACCAAGCTGATCGCGCGGCGTGACACGGCGATGACCTTGCACGAGCTGCGCGACGACATCTGGATCGTGTCCGAAGACAACCTTGAGTTGCGTTATATGAACCTTGCCGCCAAGGCGCGGTTCGGCTGGTCGACGCGGCCCAAGAACGGGCAAACGGTGCGCGATATGGCGGCCGAGCGCGGCTGCGAGGATGTGCTCGATGCCTGTCTGCGGATGATGGATATCGGCGACACCTATATGACGTTCAGCGCAACGATATCGGGCACGAACTTTGAAGGGTCGATCAAATGGCTCAACAAGGGGACAGTCGACGGGCGTCTGCTGATCATGCTGCACGACATCACCGAACGGCTTGAACAAGAGCAACTTCAGGCGGATTTTATCTCTATGGTCAGCCACGAACTTCGGTCGCCCTTGACCTCGATCAAAGGGTCGATGGGGCTGCTGTTGTCGAAAGCCGCGGGGCAGCTGCCGCCCAAGGCCGAGGGCCTGCTGGAGATCGCGCATCGCAATGCCGATCGTCTGGTCCTGATCATCAACGATATTCTGGACATGGAGAAGATCTCCTCCGGGCGTCTGGATTTCGAACTGGAAACCGCCGACCTGTCAGAACTGGTGGCCGAATCCCTGCGCGCCAATGCGACCGCCCATCAGCGGTTCGGCTTGCAGATCAAATGCCACGGGGTGGATACGCCGACCTATATCGAGACCGACGCCAACCGTATCATTCAAGTTTTAACCAACTTGATGTCGAATGCTGCGAAGTTTTCCAAGCCGGGCGGCACGGTGGAGATCTCCGTCGAAAAAACGCCCGAAAACGTATGTGTGTCTGTACGCGATGAGGGTATGGGCATTGCGCCCGAAGACCAGCATAAGATCTTTCAGCGGTTTGCAGATATGGCGAATTCCGACCGGGCGACCAAAGGCGGTACCGGTTTGGGGCTGAGCATCTGTAAAGCAATTGTTGAAGGTTTGGGTGGTACGATCGATTTTGTCAGTAAAGAAGGGCGGGGGACAACTTTCACCTTCACTTTACCTGTCAAAACGCGCCATTCTGGGCCAGAGAATGATTTTGAAAGACTAGAGAACGTTGGATAA
- a CDS encoding response regulator, with the protein MIKLLHVEDDADIREIAKMSLELSGDFVVEQCDCGEQALEKTLDYIPDVFLLDMMMPGMTGRQTLEKLRENPDFANVPAIFMTARAQPNELEELRGIGATEVISKPFDPMSLADQIKAAIA; encoded by the coding sequence ATGATTAAATTGCTTCACGTAGAAGACGACGCCGATATTCGCGAAATCGCCAAAATGTCACTCGAACTGTCGGGTGATTTCGTGGTTGAGCAATGCGATTGCGGCGAACAGGCGCTTGAAAAGACGCTGGACTATATCCCCGACGTGTTTTTGCTGGATATGATGATGCCCGGCATGACCGGTCGTCAAACGCTTGAGAAACTGCGCGAGAATCCGGATTTCGCAAATGTGCCCGCGATCTTCATGACCGCCCGTGCCCAGCCGAACGAGCTGGAAGAACTGCGCGGCATCGGCGCGACAGAGGTGATCAGCAAACCCTTTGATCCCATGTCGCTCGCCGACCAGATCAAGGCAGCCATCGCCTGA
- a CDS encoding RNA polymerase sigma factor, translating to MAQRTLIEILLPELRAYATAICQSRDAAEDLVQDAVERGLRSDRRPELLEELRPWMFRVIRNLHYDELRKRRVRREYSAEEKRLSDEAGGPDTARDVLIRLAFEKLPPETREVLCLVDIMGLKYAEAAKVMDVPNGTVMSRISRARRALLDVVDGAGTAKQEVTRKT from the coding sequence ATGGCGCAGCGTACCCTTATCGAGATTCTTTTGCCTGAGTTGAGGGCCTATGCCACGGCCATCTGTCAGTCGCGCGACGCGGCAGAGGATCTGGTGCAGGACGCGGTGGAGCGGGGGTTGCGGTCTGATCGCAGACCCGAACTGCTGGAGGAATTGCGCCCGTGGATGTTCCGCGTCATTCGCAACCTGCATTATGACGAGCTGAGAAAAAGGCGCGTGCGCCGTGAATATTCGGCGGAGGAGAAACGTCTATCTGATGAAGCAGGCGGACCGGATACCGCGCGGGATGTATTGATCCGGCTGGCGTTCGAGAAGCTGCCGCCCGAAACCCGCGAGGTGCTATGCCTTGTGGACATTATGGGCCTGAAATACGCCGAGGCGGCGAAAGTGATGGATGTGCCAAACGGCACAGTGATGAGCCGGATCAGCCGCGCGCGTCGGGCGTTACTGGACGTGGTCGATGGGGCCGGAACGGCAAAACAGGAAGTGACGCGGAAGACATGA
- a CDS encoding c-type cytochrome produces MTPSLTPRLGGALFLALIGSAAAADASLDAGRALFNETAQPQCALCHSLKDAGAEGEIGPNLDDFKPTVEQVRAAVTSGIGIMPGFAETLTDAEIETLSTYVATVAGGSDPAANSDANAPTEDAAAAEPETPGAEFLAQGDPAAGEKVFRKCKACHTVEEDGPSRVGPNLYGIVGASVAAVDGFRYSGALADHAGDWTPDRLAAFLANPRKAVPGTKMSFAGLRKPEDQADVIAYLASMSDAD; encoded by the coding sequence ATGACCCCATCCCTGACGCCGCGCCTTGGCGGTGCCCTTTTCCTTGCGCTGATCGGCAGCGCAGCAGCAGCCGACGCCTCTCTTGACGCAGGGCGCGCCCTTTTCAACGAGACAGCGCAGCCGCAATGTGCCCTTTGTCACAGCTTGAAAGACGCAGGCGCCGAAGGCGAGATCGGCCCAAACCTTGACGACTTCAAGCCCACCGTCGAACAGGTCCGCGCCGCCGTGACAAGCGGGATCGGCATTATGCCCGGCTTTGCCGAAACGCTGACCGACGCAGAGATCGAAACGCTATCGACCTATGTGGCGACCGTCGCGGGCGGATCAGACCCCGCGGCCAACAGCGACGCCAACGCGCCGACCGAGGACGCCGCCGCAGCAGAGCCGGAAACCCCCGGCGCCGAGTTTCTGGCACAAGGCGACCCCGCCGCGGGCGAGAAAGTATTCAGGAAGTGCAAAGCCTGTCACACGGTCGAAGAAGATGGCCCAAGCCGCGTCGGGCCAAATCTGTACGGGATCGTCGGTGCCTCTGTCGCGGCGGTAGACGGGTTCCGCTATTCCGGCGCGCTGGCCGACCATGCTGGCGACTGGACACCCGACCGGCTGGCGGCTTTCCTTGCCAACCCCCGCAAGGCCGTGCCCGGCACCAAGATGAGCTTTGCCGGGCTGCGCAAGCCGGAAGATCAAGCCGATGTGATCGCCTATCTCGCCAGTATGTCAGACGCCGACTGA
- a CDS encoding sulfite oxidase, producing the protein MKVIENVKRRHFLIGSAGTMAAVAVGAPALAQSGGEPLPDYVAWKDAEDMIVHSKQTLETKRAAQGSELITPTTELYIRNNLPAPSDKIVADRDAWEVEIDGVANPGKMTVGALKTLGVETVVCVLQCSGNGRAFFDHETSGSQWSVGAAGNVVWTGVPVRAVIDAMGGADADAVYLTGTGGEDIPQGLPPESIQVERSVPKAAMDRAILAWEMNGEPVPLAHGGPLRLIIPGYYGVNNIKYLKRLALTVEESPNKIQQTGYRVRPVGEKGDPSQPSMYEMSVKSWITGPLVDAATGKVQIHGVAMGGVSGLEKVEVSTDGGQNWADAQFLGPDLGPYAWRPFVLITDLTEGTHMLASRATNAAGDAQPENFPPNERGYGNNGWRAHAVDVTVS; encoded by the coding sequence ATGAAAGTCATTGAAAACGTTAAGCGTCGGCACTTTTTGATCGGATCGGCCGGCACGATGGCAGCCGTCGCGGTCGGGGCACCGGCTTTGGCACAATCAGGCGGAGAGCCGTTGCCGGATTACGTCGCCTGGAAAGACGCCGAGGACATGATCGTCCATTCCAAGCAGACGCTCGAGACGAAACGCGCCGCACAGGGGTCAGAGCTGATCACCCCCACGACCGAACTTTACATCCGCAACAACTTGCCCGCCCCCTCGGACAAGATCGTTGCCGACCGCGATGCCTGGGAGGTCGAGATCGACGGTGTTGCAAACCCCGGCAAGATGACCGTCGGTGCGTTGAAAACGCTTGGCGTCGAAACGGTGGTCTGCGTGCTGCAATGCTCGGGCAACGGGCGCGCTTTCTTCGATCACGAGACGAGCGGGTCGCAGTGGTCCGTCGGGGCGGCGGGCAATGTGGTGTGGACAGGCGTTCCCGTGCGCGCCGTTATTGACGCAATGGGCGGCGCCGATGCGGATGCCGTGTATCTGACCGGCACGGGCGGAGAGGACATTCCCCAAGGGCTGCCGCCTGAATCGATCCAGGTTGAACGCTCTGTCCCCAAGGCTGCGATGGATCGCGCGATCCTCGCGTGGGAGATGAACGGCGAACCCGTGCCGCTGGCGCACGGTGGCCCCCTGCGGCTGATTATCCCGGGCTACTACGGGGTCAACAATATCAAGTATCTCAAACGGTTGGCCCTGACGGTCGAGGAATCGCCCAATAAGATCCAGCAGACCGGCTACCGCGTCCGCCCTGTCGGCGAAAAAGGTGATCCCTCGCAACCCTCCATGTACGAGATGTCGGTGAAATCATGGATCACCGGGCCGCTGGTGGATGCCGCGACGGGCAAGGTGCAGATCCACGGCGTCGCCATGGGCGGTGTCAGCGGGCTTGAGAAAGTCGAAGTGTCCACAGACGGCGGGCAGAATTGGGCCGATGCGCAGTTTCTGGGCCCTGACCTTGGCCCCTACGCGTGGCGGCCCTTTGTGCTGATCACCGATCTGACGGAAGGCACCCATATGCTGGCCAGCCGGGCAACCAATGCCGCAGGCGACGCCCAGCCAGAGAACTTTCCGCCAAACGAACGCGGTTATGGCAACAACGGATGGCGGGCACATGCCGTCGACGTGACTGTCAGCTGA
- a CDS encoding peroxiredoxin, whose translation MTNSHSNQTTKLQAGAAFPVFEVPKFGGGTMTVGGATDGWTLLIVYRGKHCGRCKTYLGKLEHNYAKWEDAGFAVKCVSGDPLEKVSDDVARFGWTFDIGYDLQESDMRAMGLYVSDPLSSQETDRRFAEPGIFCLRPDGTTQIIAISNGPAARPDLDELLDGMIFTINNDKPVRGNA comes from the coding sequence ATGACAAATTCGCATTCCAACCAGACAACCAAACTGCAGGCGGGCGCCGCCTTCCCCGTGTTCGAGGTGCCTAAATTCGGCGGCGGCACCATGACGGTGGGCGGCGCGACCGACGGCTGGACCCTGCTCATCGTATACCGTGGCAAGCATTGCGGACGCTGCAAGACCTACCTGGGCAAGCTGGAACACAACTATGCAAAGTGGGAAGACGCGGGTTTTGCGGTGAAATGCGTCTCGGGCGACCCGCTCGAGAAAGTCAGCGATGATGTCGCGCGCTTCGGGTGGACCTTCGATATCGGCTACGACCTGCAAGAGAGTGACATGCGCGCCATGGGGCTTTACGTCAGCGACCCGCTGTCTTCGCAGGAAACCGACCGTCGCTTTGCAGAGCCCGGTATTTTCTGCCTGCGCCCCGACGGCACGACGCAGATCATAGCCATCTCTAACGGTCCGGCGGCGCGCCCCGATCTGGATGAACTTCTCGACGGGATGATATTCACAATCAACAACGACAAACCTGTCCGCGGGAACGCCTGA
- a CDS encoding TRAP transporter substrate-binding protein has protein sequence MKLNKIITRGAFAIAAASTLAVMPVTAQAKDWRGWNIHVEDYPVSHGMEAFMEEVTEKTGGEIKGKVFHAGVLGSQPDAIEQLRLGIMDFGVFSLGPMGQAVPATNVVSLPFVFKSVPQMYELMDGEPGAALGEALEEKGIVALGYYDAGARSFYNSVKPINTPEDVQGMKVRVMNNDLFVGMIESMGGNATPMAFAEVYQSIKTGVVDGAENNPPSYESTSHFEVAKYYSLTQHLIIPECLCMSKKTFDGLTPEQQEIVKTAGKNSTDLQRNLWGEREAASMKIIMDGGVEVNEIADKSAFQEAMVPVYEKYLAANPEMTDLVNLFRNAD, from the coding sequence ATGAAACTGAATAAAATCATCACCCGTGGTGCCTTTGCGATTGCCGCGGCATCGACGCTGGCTGTCATGCCCGTGACGGCGCAGGCAAAGGACTGGCGCGGCTGGAATATCCACGTCGAGGATTACCCTGTATCGCACGGTATGGAAGCCTTCATGGAAGAGGTCACCGAAAAGACAGGGGGCGAGATCAAGGGCAAGGTGTTCCACGCTGGCGTTCTGGGCTCGCAGCCCGATGCGATTGAACAGCTGCGTCTCGGGATCATGGATTTTGGCGTCTTCAGCCTTGGGCCGATGGGGCAGGCCGTGCCTGCGACCAACGTCGTGTCCTTGCCCTTCGTGTTCAAAAGCGTGCCACAGATGTATGAGCTGATGGACGGCGAACCCGGTGCCGCACTTGGGGAAGCGCTAGAGGAAAAGGGGATCGTCGCCCTTGGCTATTATGACGCCGGCGCGCGGTCTTTCTATAATTCGGTCAAGCCGATCAATACGCCCGAAGACGTGCAAGGCATGAAAGTGCGCGTGATGAACAACGACCTGTTCGTCGGCATGATCGAATCGATGGGCGGCAACGCCACCCCGATGGCCTTTGCGGAAGTCTACCAGTCGATCAAGACCGGCGTTGTGGACGGGGCAGAGAACAACCCGCCGTCTTATGAATCCACCAGCCACTTCGAGGTCGCGAAATACTATTCGTTGACCCAGCACCTGATCATTCCCGAATGCCTGTGCATGAGCAAAAAGACCTTTGACGGTCTGACACCAGAACAGCAGGAAATCGTGAAAACCGCCGGTAAAAACTCCACCGATCTGCAGCGCAACCTCTGGGGCGAACGCGAGGCGGCGTCGATGAAGATCATCATGGACGGTGGCGTCGAAGTGAACGAGATCGCCGACAAATCGGCGTTCCAGGAAGCGATGGTGCCCGTCTACGAAAAGTATCTGGCGGCCAATCCAGAGATGACGGATCTCGTCAATCTGTTCCGCAACGCTGACTGA
- a CDS encoding TRAP transporter small permease, with protein sequence MEHAPLWMKHTERALDGLSFLCMLAASIAIVVLIATFGWLVFGRYVLNVTPTWVEQLALLLICYVTYLGAAVGIHENTHLGVTLFRDMMGWRVSNFLKLVIDIVLAGFGLIMLIASIELVKFGWSTMLPMLNVPESFRSLSAAMCGGLVFLFAGLRAVFRIACLLRGIPYHEKGLF encoded by the coding sequence GTGGAACACGCACCCCTCTGGATGAAGCATACCGAGCGTGCGCTCGACGGGCTGAGTTTTCTTTGCATGCTCGCGGCCTCTATCGCCATCGTCGTGCTGATCGCGACCTTTGGCTGGCTGGTGTTCGGGCGCTATGTTTTGAACGTCACACCGACATGGGTCGAACAGCTGGCGCTTTTGCTGATCTGCTATGTGACCTATCTGGGCGCGGCGGTCGGGATCCATGAGAACACGCATCTCGGGGTGACGCTATTCCGCGACATGATGGGCTGGCGGGTCAGTAATTTCCTGAAGCTCGTCATCGATATCGTCCTCGCCGGTTTTGGCCTGATCATGCTGATCGCAAGCATTGAACTGGTCAAATTCGGGTGGAGCACAATGCTCCCCATGCTCAACGTCCCTGAAAGCTTCCGGTCCTTGTCGGCTGCGATGTGCGGCGGGCTTGTCTTTCTATTTGCCGGCCTGCGCGCGGTGTTTCGGATCGCCTGCCTTCTGCGCGGTATCCCCTATCATGAAAAAGGTTTGTTTTAA
- a CDS encoding TRAP transporter large permease, protein MGLTILLGIFGVSVVIGIPVAFAMGIAALTAFWYEGFPLLITFQRSVSGISVFSLLAIPFFVFAGELMLHGGIAMRLVKFASALVGHVRGGLASVNIFSSMLFGGISGSAVADISALGSILIPVMKERGYHSDYAVNVTVTSSIAGIVIPPSHNMIIFAVAAGGGISISKLFLAGVVPGMLMCLCLAVAAYVIAIKRNYPAEPFPGWRAVGVASLHALPGLVTAVIIVGGVLSGIFTVTESGAFGAIYALLLTYFVYRSLDWNGFKTAVVSAVRTTAMVMVLIGFASSFAYLLALYQVPEKLSSFMLGISEEKIAVLLMINIMLLVLGMIMDMAALILICTPIFLPIVRDLGMDPTQFGIMLLVNLGLGLCTPPVGTCLFVGCAVGRVKIEETLRTIWPFYLAILMALLLVTYVPAVSLFLPSLLE, encoded by the coding sequence ATGGGTCTGACAATCCTTCTTGGCATTTTCGGCGTCTCCGTCGTGATCGGTATCCCCGTCGCCTTTGCAATGGGTATCGCAGCCCTGACCGCATTCTGGTACGAAGGTTTTCCGCTGCTGATCACCTTTCAACGGTCGGTTTCCGGCATCTCTGTCTTCTCGCTGCTGGCGATCCCGTTCTTCGTTTTCGCAGGCGAGCTGATGCTGCACGGCGGTATCGCCATGCGTCTGGTTAAGTTCGCCTCGGCCCTTGTGGGTCACGTGCGCGGCGGTCTGGCATCGGTGAACATCTTTTCCAGCATGTTGTTCGGCGGGATTTCGGGATCGGCTGTGGCTGATATCTCGGCGCTCGGGTCTATTCTGATCCCTGTCATGAAGGAACGGGGCTATCATTCTGATTATGCGGTGAACGTGACCGTTACATCATCGATTGCAGGCATCGTTATTCCGCCCAGCCACAATATGATTATCTTTGCGGTGGCCGCAGGCGGGGGGATCTCGATCTCGAAGCTGTTCCTCGCGGGGGTCGTGCCCGGCATGCTGATGTGTCTGTGCCTTGCGGTGGCGGCCTATGTCATTGCGATCAAACGCAACTATCCGGCGGAGCCCTTCCCCGGCTGGCGTGCGGTCGGCGTTGCATCGCTGCATGCGCTGCCGGGTCTGGTGACGGCTGTGATCATCGTGGGCGGGGTGCTGTCGGGTATTTTCACCGTGACTGAATCCGGTGCCTTCGGCGCGATCTATGCGCTGCTGCTGACCTATTTCGTCTATCGCAGCCTTGACTGGAACGGGTTCAAAACCGCCGTCGTCTCTGCCGTGCGCACAACTGCGATGGTCATGGTGTTGATCGGTTTCGCCAGTTCATTCGCCTATCTTCTGGCGCTGTATCAGGTGCCCGAAAAGCTGAGCAGCTTCATGCTTGGCATCTCGGAAGAAAAGATCGCCGTTCTGCTGATGATCAACATCATGCTGCTGGTGCTGGGGATGATCATGGATATGGCCGCGCTGATCCTGATCTGCACCCCGATCTTCCTGCCCATTGTACGCGATCTTGGCATGGACCCCACCCAGTTCGGGATCATGCTGCTGGTCAACCTCGGGCTTGGTCTGTGCACGCCCCCCGTTGGCACCTGCCTGTTCGTCGGCTGTGCCGTTGGCAGGGTCAAGATCGAGGAAACGCTCAGGACCATATGGCCCTTCTACCTGGCCATTCTGATGGCGCTCTTGCTGGTCACATATGTCCCCGCCGTGTCGCTGTTCCTACCTTCATTGCTTGAATGA